Proteins encoded together in one Eublepharis macularius isolate TG4126 chromosome 2, MPM_Emac_v1.0, whole genome shotgun sequence window:
- the ATP6V1D gene encoding V-type proton ATPase subunit D, with the protein MSGKDRIEIFPSRMAQTIMKARLKGAQTGRNLLKKKSDALTLRFRQILKKIIETKMLMGEVMREAAFSLAEAKFTAGDFSTTVIQNVNKAQVKIRAKKDNVAGVTLPVFEHYQEGGDSYELTGLARGGEQLAKLKRNYAKAVELLVELASLQTSFVTLDEAIKITNRRVNAIEHVIIPRIERTLSYIITELDEREREEFYRLKKIQEKKKIIKERNEKEQALRRAAGEQEPANLLAEDKDEDLLFE; encoded by the exons ATGTCGGGCAAGGACAGGATTGAGATCTTCCCTTCGCGGAT GGCTCAGACCATCATGAAGGCCCGTTTGAAAGGAGCCCAGACAGGCCGAAACCTCTTGAAGAAAAAGTCTGATGCTCTGACTTTGCGATTCCGGCAGATTCTAAAGAAAATTATTGAG ACAAAGATGTTGATGGGTGAGGTCATGAGAGAAGCTGCTTTCTCACTGGCTGAGGCAAAGTTCACGGCTGGAGATTTCAG TACTACAGTGATTCAGAATGTGAACAAAGCTCAAGTCAAGATCCGAGCCAAGAAAGACAATGTAGCAG GTGTGACCCTTCCAGTTTTCGAGCATTACCAAGAAGGAGGAGACA GTTATGAGCTGACTGGTTTAGCCAGAGGTGGGGAACAGCTGGCAAAACTGAAAAGAAACTATGCTAAAGCCGTAGAACTCCTTGTAGAACTGGCCTCACTGCAG ACTTCGTTTGTTACTTTGGATGAAGCCATCAAGATAACAAATAGGCGTGTGAATGCTATTGAACATG TGATTATTCCCAGGATTGAACGTACACTTTCTTATATAATCACCGAGTTGGATGAGAGAGAGCGGGAAGAGTTCTACAG ATTAAAGAAGATccaggagaagaagaaaataataaaagagagGAATGAAAAAGAACAAGCGTTACGGAGGGCTGCTGGGGAGCAAGAACCTGCCAATTTGCTAGCTGAAGACAAAGATGAGGATCTTCTCTTTGAATAG